One Acropora palmata chromosome 2, jaAcrPala1.3, whole genome shotgun sequence genomic window carries:
- the LOC141873746 gene encoding D(1) dopamine receptor-like isoform X1, with amino-acid sequence MSNHSWPLEEVILLSIFSLFVIVTNTLVCGLVFKVKSMRNYTNGFVVSLAISDILTGTAFLLQYNLKLERWSQAALNALYAIVLFVGASNLCAVTYDRYLAILHPFAYARIIKRAFKILVPGIWLISIGIACIPFAWFEDNTIGLPSQIYNCSVLVICIALPFVLIVYANFKILLLVRRSVRRERQLSVSSSPSDKTNSKQNGVRKVSSEAKVARVFAIASFMFALSYFPMLYYTAAMTFHHRDATPKLMTQLSPFCIVFGSLVNPILYSFMKPDFRRAVKKILSAKQVYLDLRRSHRSSVPSNGDTYNIPFLAKKKTQPVVGNDQFPEGNNFYESTV; translated from the coding sequence ATGAGCAACCATTCCTGGCCTCTTGAGGAAGTAATTCTATTGAGCATCTTCTCTCTATTCGTGATTGTGACTAATACTTTGGTTTGCGGATTGGTGTTCAAGGTTAAATCGATGCGAAATTACACCAACGGGTTTGTGGTGTCCTTAGCAATATCGGATATCTTGACAGGCACAGCGTTTCTTCTGCAATACAACCTTAAACTTGAGAGATGGTCTCAAGCAGCTCTCAATGCTCTGTATGCTATTGTGTTGTTTGTTGGCGCATCAAACCTTTGTGCGGTTACTTATGACAGATATTTGGCAATATTACACCCCTTTGCCTACGCACGGATAATAAAGAGAGCCTTCAAAATCTTGGTACCTGGAATATGGCTGATATCGATAGGGATCGCTTGTATTCCCTTCGCATGGTTTGAAGATAACACGATAGGTCTCCCTTCCCAAATCTACAATTGTTCCGTCTTGGTCATTTGCATCGCTCTACCTTTTGTGTTAATAGTCTACGCGAACTTCAAGATTCTTCTATTGGTTCGCCGGTCCGTTCGCCGCGAAAGACAGCTCAGTGTTTCATCCAGTCCCTCCGATAAAACTAATTCAAAGCAGAATGGTGTAAGAAAAGTTTCGTCCGAAGCTAAAGTAGCAAGGGTCTTCGCGATTGCGTCCTTTATGTTCGCTCTAAGCTATTTTCCAATGCTGTATTACACTGCTGCGATGACATTTCATCACCGTGACGCTACTCCTAAACTAATGACACAGCTTTCGCCTTTTTGTATTGTATTTGGGTCGCTGGTGAATCCAATCCTTTATTCGTTCATGAAACCTGACTTCCGACGAGCGGTTAAGAAAATTTTGAGTGCAAAACAAGTTTATTTAGATCTGAGAAGATCTCATAGGTCTTCAGTTCCAAGTAATGGCGACACATACAATATTCCTTTTctagcaaaaaagaaaacacagcCCGTCGTGGGCAATGACCAGTTTCCGGAAGGTAACAATTTTTACGAGAGTACAGTATAA